One genomic segment of [Phormidium] sp. ETS-05 includes these proteins:
- a CDS encoding photosystem II manganese-stabilizing polypeptide — translation MKYRALIATLLAFCFGLLAACSEAPSTSSELLTYDDIVNTGLANNCPQLSETARGSIPVQSGASYSLSELCLQPTEYFVEEEPATKRQEKEFVPGKLLTRSTTSLTQIEGPLKPNSDGSLTFIERDGIDFQPTTVMLPGGEEVPFMFTIKNLVATTGPKLESINTSTDFEGKFKVISYRSAGFLDPKGRGEATGYDNAVALPASADAEELARTNVKRAEIRQGKISLQVSKVDPTTGEIGGIFESEQPSDTDLGAKEPVTVKIRGQFYGRIQSVS, via the coding sequence ATGAAGTATCGCGCTTTAATAGCCACACTCTTAGCATTCTGTTTCGGGCTGCTCGCCGCTTGCAGTGAAGCTCCTTCCACTTCGAGCGAGCTGCTGACTTACGATGATATCGTCAACACCGGACTGGCCAATAACTGTCCGCAACTGTCGGAAACCGCTCGGGGATCCATCCCCGTCCAATCCGGCGCCTCCTACAGTCTGAGCGAACTCTGCTTGCAGCCCACCGAGTATTTTGTGGAGGAAGAACCAGCCACCAAGCGTCAAGAGAAGGAATTTGTACCGGGCAAACTGCTCACCCGTTCCACCACCAGCCTGACTCAAATTGAAGGGCCACTCAAGCCTAATTCTGATGGCAGTCTCACCTTCATCGAGCGAGATGGCATTGACTTCCAACCCACCACGGTAATGCTCCCCGGTGGTGAGGAGGTGCCTTTCATGTTTACCATCAAAAACCTAGTGGCTACCACTGGACCCAAACTGGAAAGCATCAACACCTCCACCGACTTTGAAGGTAAATTCAAAGTGATCTCTTACCGCTCCGCTGGCTTCCTCGACCCCAAAGGACGTGGCGAAGCCACTGGTTATGATAATGCTGTGGCTCTCCCCGCTAGCGCTGATGCAGAAGAGCTGGCTCGCACCAACGTCAAGCGGGCGGAAATTCGTCAAGGCAAAATCTCCCTCCAAGTATCTAAGGTAGATCCTACCACTGGCGAAATCGGCGGGATCTTCGAGAGCGAACAGCCTTCCGATACCGACTTGGGCGCCAAAGAACCTGTCACCGTGAAGATTCGCGGTCAGTTTTACGGTCGGATTCAATCTGTGTCCTGA
- a CDS encoding pre-peptidase C-terminal domain-containing protein — translation MFLVSLRPIRRQQYLWSDFSDMANITGDPGANILVGTIEADVILGLDGDDTINGLEGDDNINGNRGNDVIFGNDGNDILLGGKNNDIIFGLDENDTLFGDLDNDELHGNIGDDFLFGDDGNDTLRGGRNSDNLFGGNDNDWLFGEIGDDFLNGNAGNDRLDGGDGSDTLRGGRGDDNLFGGTDSDFLFGDLGSDSLTGGSGSDFFILQASTEGFDVSGADLITDYNDSEDFLVLGGDLSFDDLAFSRSNQIGADNTLVESAVISLASNNKVIAILQNVAVSVLNESDFLSSSGEPVSGTSNGSTNTNTNTNTNTNTNSEDNLSNADDLDTLTGTSSEGGSLDDDDPADIYRFGIPAASSFSAILSGLSDDADADLELIRDANGNGIIDSGEIIDSSSELGNVQETISIDNLVAGTYFVRVLQVEGETDYTLRLTATEI, via the coding sequence ATGTTTTTAGTTAGCCTTAGACCCATTCGCCGCCAACAATATTTGTGGAGCGATTTTTCTGATATGGCAAACATAACTGGCGATCCAGGGGCAAATATCCTCGTGGGAACGATCGAGGCTGATGTGATTCTCGGTCTCGACGGTGACGACACGATTAATGGTTTAGAGGGTGATGACAATATCAACGGCAACCGAGGCAACGATGTAATTTTCGGTAATGATGGTAACGACATCTTGCTGGGAGGGAAAAATAACGACATAATTTTCGGATTAGATGAAAATGACACGTTATTTGGGGATTTAGACAACGACGAATTACACGGCAACATCGGGGATGATTTCCTATTCGGTGATGACGGCAACGACACCCTCCGGGGAGGTCGCAACAGCGATAATCTCTTCGGCGGTAACGATAATGACTGGCTCTTTGGCGAAATTGGGGATGACTTTTTAAACGGCAACGCTGGGAACGATCGGCTCGATGGTGGCGACGGTTCCGACACCCTGCGCGGCGGACGCGGAGACGATAATTTGTTTGGTGGCACCGATAGCGATTTTCTCTTCGGGGACTTGGGTTCCGACTCCCTTACTGGCGGTAGTGGCAGCGATTTCTTTATCTTGCAAGCATCCACCGAGGGGTTTGATGTCTCTGGCGCCGATTTGATTACGGACTACAACGACAGCGAAGATTTTCTCGTTTTAGGTGGCGATTTGAGTTTCGACGACCTCGCATTTAGCCGCAGCAACCAAATTGGTGCTGATAACACCCTGGTTGAAAGCGCCGTCATTTCCCTTGCCAGCAATAACAAAGTCATCGCCATTCTCCAGAATGTGGCCGTAAGCGTTCTGAATGAATCGGATTTTCTCTCCAGTAGTGGCGAGCCCGTGTCTGGGACATCTAATGGTTCTACCAACACCAACACCAACACCAACACCAACACCAATACCAACTCGGAAGACAACCTCAGCAACGCTGACGATTTAGATACTCTCACTGGTACTAGCAGCGAAGGCGGTTCCCTGGATGATGACGACCCCGCCGATATCTATCGCTTCGGCATTCCAGCGGCGAGTAGTTTCAGCGCCATTCTCAGTGGCTTAAGTGATGATGCTGATGCCGATTTGGAACTCATCCGAGACGCCAACGGTAACGGTATTATTGACTCCGGGGAAATTATCGATTCATCCTCTGAGCTTGGTAATGTCCAAGAGACAATTAGTATTGATAACTTGGTGGCAGGAACCTATTTTGTCCGAGTTTTGCAGGTTGAAGGTGAAACCGATTACACCTTACGATTAACAGCTACCGAGATTTAA
- a CDS encoding P-II family nitrogen regulator has translation MKKVEAIIRPFKLDEVKIALVNAGIVGMTVSEVRGFGRQKGQTERYRGSEYTVEFLQKLKVEIVVDDEQVDMVVEKLISAARTGEIGDGKIFISPVERIIRIRTGETDHEAV, from the coding sequence TTGAAAAAGGTAGAAGCTATCATTCGGCCCTTCAAACTGGACGAGGTAAAAATCGCCCTCGTCAACGCGGGAATTGTAGGGATGACCGTTTCAGAAGTCCGGGGCTTTGGCAGGCAGAAGGGCCAAACCGAGCGCTATCGCGGTTCTGAGTACACGGTTGAGTTTCTGCAAAAGCTGAAAGTGGAAATCGTGGTGGATGACGAGCAGGTGGATATGGTGGTGGAAAAACTCATTTCTGCCGCTCGCACCGGGGAAATTGGGGATGGTAAGATTTTCATCAGCCCGGTGGAGAGAATCATCCGCATTCGCACCGGCGAAACGGATCACGAGGCCGTGTAG
- a CDS encoding YraN family protein: MLAHGWEILHQRWRCRWGEIDIIARRDTADPLLAFVEVKTRRSRSWDDGGLFSITPQKQAKICSTAQMFLAAHPNLSSLPCRFDVALVTYRHLQNPTGEMRTPPLPRLCEPLLPPLGQNPFQIGQPVVLGPYQLTLHQYLEAAFTSVSDDGI; the protein is encoded by the coding sequence TTGCTCGCTCACGGATGGGAAATCCTCCATCAACGCTGGCGTTGTCGCTGGGGAGAAATCGATATCATCGCTCGTCGAGACACTGCGGACCCCTTGTTAGCTTTTGTTGAAGTGAAAACCCGCCGTTCTCGCAGTTGGGATGACGGCGGTCTTTTCAGCATCACCCCCCAAAAGCAAGCCAAAATCTGTAGCACAGCCCAAATGTTTTTAGCCGCACACCCAAATTTAAGCTCCCTACCCTGTCGCTTTGATGTGGCTCTAGTTACCTACCGTCACCTACAAAATCCCACTGGGGAAATGCGGACGCCACCGCTTCCCCGTCTTTGCGAGCCCTTACTGCCACCATTAGGCCAAAATCCCTTCCAGATTGGGCAACCTGTTGTTCTAGGACCATACCAACTCACTTTGCATCAATATCTTGAAGCCGCTTTCACCTCTGTGAGTGATGATGGCATCTAA
- a CDS encoding phosphoglucomutase/phosphomannomutase family protein: MGQNHKLRDGENPIKFGTDGWRGRIAADYTFERVAVVAPAAARVLAEVYGNSSDNRKVLVGYDRRFMAEDFARTAAEAVAAAGFEVWLSDTYAPTPAFSWLANAQNALGAIVITASHNPAGYLGLKVKGAFGGSVGPEVTQRIEALVADNQSVGVVSQLPVQTFDPWPAYSEMLRQKVDLAAIRQGISEGKLTVFADVMHGAAAGGLARVLGVPVREINDDRNPLFDGGAPEPLPKYLSRLFREVVSQRRQQQGLCVGFAFDGDADRIAAVDGQGNFLSSQILIPILIQHLAQRLGNGGEVIKTVSGSDLIARVAALYDKTVFETPIGYKYIADRMLQTQVLLGGEESGGIGYGTHVPERDALLSALYVLEAIAHSGRDLSELYADLQAKTGYTFVYDRLDLPLASMEVRSRLLSQLESSPFSTIAGLVVVDVLAVDGYKFRFADGSWLLIRFSGTEPVLRLYCEAPTFTQVRHTLAWAKDWANSVV; encoded by the coding sequence GTGGGTCAAAATCATAAATTGCGCGATGGTGAAAATCCGATTAAGTTTGGTACGGATGGCTGGCGAGGTCGGATTGCGGCGGACTACACCTTTGAGCGGGTAGCGGTGGTAGCGCCAGCGGCGGCAAGAGTGTTGGCCGAAGTGTATGGCAATAGTAGCGATAATCGCAAAGTGCTGGTGGGTTACGATCGCCGCTTTATGGCGGAAGATTTTGCCCGTACAGCGGCGGAAGCCGTAGCAGCAGCGGGATTTGAAGTCTGGTTATCAGACACTTATGCTCCCACCCCAGCTTTTAGCTGGTTGGCTAACGCCCAGAACGCTTTAGGGGCAATTGTGATTACCGCCAGTCACAATCCAGCCGGGTATTTAGGGTTAAAGGTAAAAGGTGCTTTCGGCGGTTCGGTCGGACCGGAGGTAACGCAGCGGATTGAAGCCTTGGTGGCGGACAACCAATCTGTCGGGGTAGTTAGTCAATTACCCGTGCAAACATTTGACCCCTGGCCAGCTTACAGTGAAATGTTGCGCCAGAAAGTGGATTTAGCGGCAATTCGTCAAGGGATTTCTGAGGGGAAATTGACGGTATTTGCTGACGTGATGCACGGTGCAGCGGCTGGAGGTTTGGCGCGGGTTCTGGGCGTGCCCGTCAGGGAAATCAACGACGATCGAAACCCGCTATTTGACGGAGGGGCACCGGAACCCCTGCCTAAATACCTCTCGCGACTGTTTCGGGAGGTGGTCAGCCAACGGAGGCAGCAGCAAGGTCTGTGTGTGGGGTTTGCCTTTGATGGAGATGCCGATCGCATCGCCGCAGTGGATGGTCAAGGCAATTTCCTCAGCTCTCAAATTTTAATCCCCATCCTCATCCAACACCTTGCCCAACGCTTGGGTAATGGTGGCGAAGTGATCAAAACTGTGAGCGGTTCTGATTTAATCGCTCGGGTGGCGGCTCTGTATGACAAGACAGTCTTTGAAACCCCGATCGGCTACAAGTACATCGCCGATCGGATGTTGCAGACTCAGGTGTTGCTCGGTGGCGAGGAATCTGGTGGCATCGGCTATGGTACTCATGTGCCGGAGCGAGATGCTTTGCTGTCGGCGCTTTATGTTCTAGAAGCGATCGCCCACTCTGGTCGGGACCTGTCCGAGCTTTACGCCGACCTCCAGGCAAAAACCGGTTATACCTTTGTGTACGATCGTCTCGATTTGCCGCTGGCGAGTATGGAGGTGCGTTCTCGCCTCCTTTCCCAGCTAGAATCAAGTCCTTTCAGCACCATTGCGGGTCTGGTAGTCGTGGATGTCCTGGCCGTTGACGGCTATAAATTCCGCTTCGCCGATGGCAGTTGGCTGCTCATCCGTTTCAGCGGTACAGAACCAGTCTTGCGGCTTTATTGTGAAGCCCCTACTTTCACTCAAGTGCGTCATACTTTGGCTTGGGCAAAAGATTGGGCTAATTCTGTGGTTTGA
- the queA gene encoding tRNA preQ1(34) S-adenosylmethionine ribosyltransferase-isomerase QueA, with translation MQQKASTNIDYSLAAYDYELPPERIAQNPVTPRDSSRLLVVNTPSSHSHCIFRDLPNLLSPGDLLVLNNTRVIPARLYGRKFSSGEATGAEVEVLLLEEQKPLTWLALVKPGKRLKLGARISFTTSNPSGDIPPWTAQVVGVDAATGGRILEFQQPQGGSFWQLLEAYGIMPLPPYIKDYLASPSQYQTVYAQHPGSAAAPTAGLHFTEELLERLHLRGINTSFITLNVGVGTFRPVEVEDVTTHKMHYEWVDVPAVTVAQIQETRDRGGRIIAVGTTVVRSLESLPESEGQLQPFRGKTDLFIYPGYQWRVVEGLITNFHLPRSSLLMLVSALVGRERLLDLYREAIGQQYRFYSFGDAMLILPTART, from the coding sequence ATGCAACAAAAAGCCAGCACCAATATCGACTACTCCCTAGCCGCTTACGACTACGAACTACCACCAGAGCGCATCGCCCAAAATCCAGTCACGCCAAGGGATAGCTCTCGGTTATTGGTGGTCAACACCCCCAGTAGCCACAGCCACTGCATTTTCCGCGATTTACCGAACCTCCTCTCCCCCGGTGACTTGCTCGTACTCAACAACACCCGCGTCATTCCCGCCAGACTTTATGGGCGCAAATTCTCCTCTGGGGAGGCTACTGGCGCCGAGGTGGAAGTGTTGCTCCTAGAAGAGCAAAAACCATTAACCTGGTTGGCTTTGGTGAAACCGGGAAAACGCCTCAAACTAGGGGCGCGGATATCTTTTACCACCAGCAACCCCAGCGGGGATATTCCTCCTTGGACCGCGCAGGTGGTGGGGGTGGATGCTGCCACTGGGGGGCGGATTTTGGAGTTTCAACAGCCGCAGGGAGGATCATTTTGGCAGCTTTTGGAGGCATATGGCATTATGCCATTGCCACCCTACATTAAAGATTACCTTGCATCCCCATCCCAATATCAAACCGTCTATGCGCAGCACCCCGGTTCCGCCGCTGCACCCACTGCGGGTTTGCATTTCACAGAGGAATTATTGGAGCGGCTGCATCTGCGGGGTATCAATACCAGCTTTATCACTCTCAATGTGGGGGTGGGGACTTTTCGTCCGGTGGAAGTGGAGGACGTGACTACCCACAAAATGCACTATGAGTGGGTGGATGTGCCTGCTGTCACTGTGGCGCAAATTCAGGAGACGCGGGACCGGGGAGGGCGAATTATTGCTGTGGGGACTACGGTGGTGAGGTCTTTGGAGTCTTTGCCCGAGTCCGAGGGGCAGTTACAGCCTTTTCGGGGTAAGACCGATTTGTTTATTTACCCTGGATATCAGTGGCGGGTGGTGGAAGGTCTGATTACTAATTTCCACTTGCCCCGATCGAGTTTACTCATGTTGGTGAGCGCTTTGGTGGGGAGGGAGCGCCTGCTGGATTTGTATCGGGAGGCGATCGGCCAGCAATACCGTTTCTACTCCTTCGGCGATGCTATGCTCATTTTACCCACCGCCCGGACCTAG
- a CDS encoding CHAT domain-containing protein, translating to MNWFEDEDPPDIYRGFEKILAVQHQTAKALEVAEQGRYKAFVHLLATRLAVEPKSLPSTNCPTIDQIKQIARHHNCTLVNYSLLYDWEQWVKFSGFRLGFNQSYAYATEMFIWVLTPKGRLSFRRVDLKTLWSQENTSLAGIVRSLRDGLTNSLTDAISRQDLEAVDRAAALDSKLEKQLHILYQFLIEPVASELPDEPGARVIFIPQDFLFLVPFTALVNSKGKYLIEKYAIACAPGIQVLQPKSHHHQSAAEKPLVVGNPTMPSLCLQFGEPPVVLSDLPGAAREAAAVAQLLDTTPLIGDAANKTAVMEHLIEAPLIHLATHGFLDDVDSWRCAIALAPNPGNNGLLTIRDILNLPKPLAAQLAIISGCSTSPPYAPSPTKAEGGKRIWGDGVAAISRAFIWAGVPTVIMSLWQPPTAPTLNLMTEFYRQYREGGDKAQSLRQAMLQTMQQYPHPRYWAAFTLFGAPQ from the coding sequence ATGAATTGGTTCGAGGATGAAGATCCACCCGATATTTATCGGGGCTTTGAAAAAATATTAGCGGTGCAGCATCAAACAGCCAAAGCCTTGGAAGTGGCGGAACAGGGCAGATACAAAGCTTTCGTCCACCTTCTGGCCACGCGGTTGGCAGTGGAACCAAAATCCCTGCCCAGCACCAACTGCCCCACTATCGACCAAATCAAGCAGATAGCTCGCCACCACAACTGCACTTTGGTCAATTATTCCCTCCTCTATGATTGGGAGCAGTGGGTCAAATTTTCTGGTTTTCGCCTCGGTTTCAATCAGTCCTACGCCTATGCCACGGAAATGTTTATTTGGGTGTTAACACCTAAAGGCAGGCTCAGTTTTCGCCGGGTGGACCTGAAAACTCTTTGGAGCCAAGAAAATACCTCCCTCGCGGGTATAGTTCGCAGCCTCCGGGACGGATTAACCAATTCGCTAACAGATGCCATTTCTAGACAGGATCTGGAAGCAGTCGATCGGGCAGCAGCCCTAGACTCCAAACTGGAAAAACAGCTACATATCCTTTATCAATTCTTGATTGAGCCAGTAGCTTCAGAACTGCCGGACGAGCCGGGAGCGCGGGTAATTTTTATCCCCCAAGATTTCTTGTTTCTGGTGCCCTTCACTGCTCTGGTCAACTCTAAGGGGAAATATCTCATCGAAAAATACGCGATCGCCTGCGCCCCAGGGATTCAGGTGCTACAGCCAAAGTCTCACCACCACCAAAGCGCAGCAGAAAAACCTCTGGTCGTAGGCAATCCTACCATGCCGTCTCTGTGCTTGCAATTTGGGGAACCACCGGTGGTACTAAGCGACCTCCCGGGAGCCGCCAGAGAAGCCGCCGCTGTGGCTCAATTACTTGATACTACTCCTCTGATTGGTGACGCTGCCAATAAAACGGCAGTTATGGAACACCTCATTGAAGCGCCACTAATTCACTTGGCAACTCACGGCTTTTTAGATGATGTGGACTCTTGGCGGTGCGCGATCGCCCTCGCACCCAATCCCGGTAACAACGGCTTACTCACAATTCGCGATATCTTAAATCTCCCCAAACCATTGGCGGCTCAACTCGCCATCATCAGCGGCTGCTCTACCTCTCCCCCCTACGCCCCATCCCCCACAAAAGCCGAGGGCGGAAAAAGGATTTGGGGCGATGGCGTAGCCGCGATTTCCCGTGCCTTCATCTGGGCAGGAGTCCCCACAGTCATTATGTCTCTATGGCAGCCACCAACAGCTCCCACCCTTAATCTGATGACCGAATTTTATCGCCAGTATCGGGAGGGAGGCGATAAAGCCCAATCTTTGCGCCAAGCTATGCTCCAAACCATGCAGCAATACCCCCATCCCCGGTACTGGGCCGCTTTTACCTTATTCGGCGCTCCCCAATAG
- a CDS encoding pentapeptide repeat-containing protein — MANDYNKQTIVGEDFSGRNFKDSSFTKTVFRNCNLSNVDLEGVSLFGATRSGELRRGEPEKRHFGYGAVSPSQFNQCSVRGSLCL; from the coding sequence TTGGCGAATGACTACAACAAACAAACGATCGTCGGCGAGGATTTCTCGGGACGGAATTTCAAAGACTCCAGCTTTACCAAAACCGTTTTCCGCAACTGCAATCTTAGTAATGTAGATTTAGAAGGCGTGAGTTTATTCGGTGCCACTCGATCGGGTGAACTTAGAAGGGGCGAACCTGAAAAACGCCACTTTGGATATGGCGCGGTTTCGCCAAGCCAATTTAACCAATGCAGTGTTAGAGGGAGCCTTTGCCTTTAA
- the rdgB gene encoding RdgB/HAM1 family non-canonical purine NTP pyrophosphatase, translating into MKILVVATGNPGKVREMGAYLDFENGEWELRLKPEELEVEETGATFMENACLKATEVATATGHWAIADDSGLEVEALGWAPGVYSARYGATDGERIDRLLRELGSAENRQARFVCAIAIARPDGVVALQVEGTCHGEILHTPQGTGGFGYDPIFYVPQIGKTFAEMTPEVKRHHSHRGEAFRLLLPQLSGLDMTS; encoded by the coding sequence ATGAAAATTTTGGTAGTGGCGACGGGGAACCCAGGGAAAGTCCGGGAGATGGGGGCTTATTTAGATTTTGAGAATGGGGAATGGGAGTTGCGCCTGAAGCCAGAGGAATTAGAGGTGGAGGAGACGGGGGCGACGTTTATGGAAAATGCCTGTTTGAAGGCGACAGAGGTGGCTACCGCCACCGGACATTGGGCGATCGCTGATGATTCTGGTTTAGAGGTGGAAGCCCTGGGGTGGGCTCCGGGGGTGTATTCGGCTCGTTACGGTGCCACCGATGGGGAGCGGATCGATCGTCTGCTGCGGGAATTGGGCTCGGCAGAAAACCGCCAAGCCCGTTTCGTCTGTGCCATCGCGATCGCCCGTCCCGATGGTGTAGTCGCCCTGCAAGTAGAAGGAACTTGCCACGGAGAAATCCTCCACACCCCCCAAGGCACAGGCGGTTTTGGCTATGACCCCATTTTCTACGTCCCCCAAATCGGCAAAACTTTTGCCGAAATGACCCCAGAAGTGAAACGACACCACAGCCATCGCGGAGAAGCCTTTAGGCTGCTGCTGCCCCAGCTTAGTGGGTTAGACATGACCTCCTAA
- the murG gene encoding undecaprenyldiphospho-muramoylpentapeptide beta-N-acetylglucosaminyltransferase — protein sequence MATKPTKLLIAASGTGGHLFPAIATAEQLKDYHIEWLGVPNRMETQLIPSRYPLHTIPIEGFQQRFGLGTIRIFSKIISSVFQVRRLLQEQQFQGVFTTGGYIAAPAIIAAKSLGLPAILHESNALPGKVTRWLAPWCSTVAIGFDKTATYLKNAPSMNVGTPVRAEFLRRAPLDLPVPPGVPLIAITGGSQGAVAVNRLVRQCVPAWVAAGAWIFHQTGDNDPEAKEFEHPQYFAVPFYDNMAGVLQRATVAIARAGAGTLTELAITQTPSILIPYPFAAENHQAYNAEVFADAGGAIVHQQAKLTPEILKTTVLDLLADPQRLEQMAQSAASLAIPDSDLRLAKLVRQFLETAPK from the coding sequence ATGGCAACTAAACCCACTAAATTATTAATCGCGGCGAGCGGTACGGGTGGGCATCTGTTCCCAGCGATCGCCACTGCCGAACAACTCAAAGACTATCACATCGAATGGCTGGGGGTCCCCAACCGGATGGAAACTCAACTCATCCCCAGTCGCTATCCCCTGCATACCATCCCCATTGAGGGATTTCAGCAGCGCTTCGGGTTGGGAACCATCCGCATTTTCAGCAAAATCATCAGCTCCGTTTTCCAAGTGAGACGCCTATTGCAAGAACAGCAATTTCAGGGAGTCTTCACCACCGGCGGTTATATCGCCGCTCCAGCCATCATCGCGGCGAAATCCTTGGGTTTGCCCGCCATCCTCCATGAATCCAACGCCTTACCGGGAAAAGTGACCCGGTGGTTAGCGCCGTGGTGCAGTACCGTTGCCATTGGCTTTGACAAAACCGCCACTTACCTGAAAAATGCCCCCAGTATGAATGTGGGCACCCCAGTGCGCGCCGAGTTTCTCCGGCGGGCACCTTTAGATTTACCCGTACCTCCGGGGGTGCCATTGATTGCCATTACTGGCGGTTCCCAAGGGGCCGTAGCGGTGAATCGTTTAGTGCGCCAATGCGTTCCCGCGTGGGTGGCGGCGGGGGCCTGGATTTTCCACCAAACGGGGGATAACGATCCAGAGGCGAAGGAGTTTGAACATCCCCAGTATTTTGCCGTACCGTTTTACGACAATATGGCGGGAGTGTTGCAAAGAGCGACTGTGGCGATCGCCCGCGCCGGTGCCGGGACCCTCACAGAACTGGCGATTACCCAAACTCCGTCTATCCTCATTCCCTATCCTTTCGCCGCCGAAAACCACCAAGCCTATAACGCCGAAGTTTTCGCCGACGCCGGAGGGGCGATCGTTCACCAGCAAGCCAAACTCACCCCCGAAATCCTCAAAACCACAGTTTTAGACTTGCTCGCCGACCCCCAGCGTCTAGAGCAAATGGCCCAAAGTGCCGCATCTCTCGCCATTCCCGATAGCGATTTGCGCCTTGCCAAACTCGTGCGCCAGTTTTTAGAAACTGCCCCTAAATAA
- a CDS encoding APC family permease, which translates to MNSDQNQTPSRIGLFTAVSIVVANMVGTGVFTSLGFQAVDIKSGFALLCLWIVGGVFALCGALSYGELGAVMPRSGGEYHYLSKIYHPAVGFLSGWVSVTVGFAAPIALAAILFGSYSSCVFLENCSEADGLKKAIALVVAIGISLIHTRNLKVGSSFQDVFTALKIILIVVFIACGFFLGQPQDISFLPNPTDTQLIFSSPFAISLVYVTYSYSGWNAAIYLASELEQPEKNLPRALLGGTAIVMVLYILLNFIFLYTTPISALEGQPEVGYIAAKYIFGNIGSKIMGLLISLGLLSTISSMVWAGPRVTQVIGEDIPFFQLLAKKNSSGIPYYAILLQLAIVLVMVITSTFETVTTYLQFTLILSSFMTVLGLFIHRIKNPDAPRPYKTWGYPVTPLIFLGVSLWIMIFVFQGKPWASLAGLATIALGLPIYFLAAKNQLASSDSEN; encoded by the coding sequence ATGAATTCAGACCAGAATCAAACCCCCAGTCGCATCGGCCTGTTTACGGCGGTCTCGATTGTGGTAGCTAATATGGTAGGAACCGGCGTTTTCACCAGTTTGGGCTTTCAGGCTGTGGATATCAAATCCGGTTTTGCTTTACTGTGTTTATGGATTGTGGGGGGTGTCTTCGCTCTATGCGGTGCCCTTTCTTACGGGGAACTCGGAGCGGTGATGCCTCGATCGGGCGGCGAATATCACTATCTCTCCAAAATTTACCACCCGGCTGTGGGCTTCCTGTCCGGGTGGGTTTCTGTGACTGTGGGTTTTGCTGCCCCGATCGCCCTCGCCGCGATTCTCTTTGGCAGCTACTCTTCCTGCGTATTTCTAGAAAACTGCTCGGAAGCCGATGGACTGAAAAAAGCGATCGCTCTGGTTGTGGCGATCGGCATTTCCCTCATCCACACCCGCAACCTCAAAGTCGGTAGCTCCTTTCAAGATGTCTTCACCGCCTTGAAAATCATCCTCATCGTTGTTTTCATCGCCTGCGGCTTTTTCCTCGGCCAACCCCAGGATATCAGTTTCCTCCCCAACCCCACCGACACCCAACTAATATTCAGTTCCCCCTTTGCCATCTCCCTGGTATATGTCACCTATTCCTACTCCGGCTGGAATGCCGCCATTTACCTAGCTAGCGAATTAGAACAACCAGAAAAAAACCTGCCCCGCGCTTTACTAGGCGGGACAGCCATTGTGATGGTGCTATACATCCTCCTCAATTTTATCTTTCTTTACACCACGCCCATATCCGCCCTAGAAGGACAACCGGAAGTCGGCTACATCGCCGCTAAATACATCTTCGGCAATATCGGCAGTAAAATTATGGGTTTGCTCATATCTTTAGGACTTCTCTCTACCATCAGCTCGATGGTGTGGGCAGGACCACGTGTTACCCAAGTCATCGGCGAAGATATTCCATTTTTTCAACTCCTCGCCAAGAAAAACTCCAGCGGTATTCCCTACTACGCCATTCTGCTCCAGTTAGCCATTGTCTTGGTCATGGTGATTACCTCCACTTTTGAAACCGTCACCACTTATCTCCAATTTACCCTGATTCTGTCCTCATTTATGACAGTTTTGGGTCTATTCATTCACCGCATCAAAAACCCAGATGCGCCCCGCCCCTACAAAACTTGGGGTTATCCGGTGACGCCCCTAATTTTTCTCGGTGTCTCTCTCTGGATTATGATTTTTGTCTTTCAAGGCAAACCCTGGGCATCTTTAGCTGGATTAGCTACAATAGCTCTGGGTTTACCCATTTACTTTCTTGCCGCTAAAAACCAACTCGCATCGTCTGATTCTGAAAATTGA
- a CDS encoding pentapeptide repeat-containing protein yields MPLDRVNLEGANLKNATLDMARFRQANLTNAVLEGAFAFNAEFKDTIIDGADFTDVFLRYDDQAQLCSIAKGTNPVTGRKTSDTLNCE; encoded by the coding sequence GTGCCACTCGATCGGGTGAACTTAGAAGGGGCGAACCTGAAAAACGCCACTTTGGATATGGCGCGGTTTCGCCAAGCCAATTTAACCAATGCAGTGTTAGAGGGAGCCTTTGCCTTTAATGCTGAGTTCAAAGATACAATTATCGACGGCGCGGATTTTACCGATGTCTTCCTCAGATATGATGACCAAGCACAACTGTGCAGTATTGCTAAAGGCACAAATCCTGTGACGGGACGCAAAACCAGCGATACTCTCAACTGCGAATAA